The following proteins are co-located in the uncultured Tolumonas sp. genome:
- the urtA gene encoding urea ABC transporter substrate-binding protein — translation MKRKLLASSILVASLFGSHAFAADGTIKVGVLHSLSGTMAISETTLKDTMLMLIDEQNKKGGLLGKKLEPVVVDPASNWPLFAEKARELIQKDKVSAIFGCWTSVSRKSVLPVVEELNSVLFYPVQYEGEESSKNVFYTGAAPNQQAIPAVDYLMDQGVQRWALLGTDYVYPRTTNKILEAYLKAKGVKASDIMVNYTPFGHSDWQSIVADVKKFGSAGKKTAVVSTINGDANVPFYKELGNQGISAQDIPVVAFSVGEEELSGIDTKPLVGHLAAWNYFESVDTPANKDFIEKWHKFTGKKERVTNDPMEATYIGFNMWVKAVEKAGTTDPAKVQDALIGVSVPNLTGGYAAMMPNHHITKPVLIGEIQDDGQFEVVSETKGTVVGDEWSDFLPGSKDLISDWRKPLSCGNFNVKTGKCGG, via the coding sequence ATGAAAAGGAAACTACTCGCAAGTTCTATTCTGGTTGCCTCTTTGTTTGGTAGTCACGCGTTTGCGGCAGATGGCACCATCAAGGTGGGGGTGTTGCACTCGCTGTCTGGCACCATGGCGATCAGTGAAACCACACTGAAAGACACCATGCTGATGCTGATTGATGAGCAGAATAAGAAAGGCGGCTTGCTGGGCAAAAAACTGGAACCTGTAGTAGTTGACCCTGCGTCAAACTGGCCGTTGTTTGCGGAAAAGGCGCGTGAGTTAATTCAAAAAGACAAAGTCTCGGCCATTTTCGGTTGCTGGACTTCCGTTTCCCGTAAATCAGTTTTGCCAGTCGTGGAAGAGCTGAACAGTGTGCTGTTCTATCCAGTGCAGTACGAAGGGGAAGAGTCGTCTAAAAACGTGTTCTACACCGGTGCCGCACCAAACCAGCAGGCGATCCCCGCTGTTGATTACCTGATGGATCAAGGCGTACAGCGTTGGGCATTGTTGGGCACAGATTATGTGTATCCACGTACCACCAATAAAATTCTCGAAGCCTATCTGAAAGCCAAAGGCGTGAAAGCGTCTGACATCATGGTGAACTACACCCCATTTGGTCATTCAGACTGGCAGTCGATTGTGGCGGATGTGAAGAAATTCGGCTCTGCAGGCAAGAAAACCGCCGTCGTTTCTACCATCAACGGTGATGCAAACGTACCGTTCTATAAGGAACTGGGTAACCAAGGCATCTCTGCACAAGACATTCCTGTGGTTGCCTTCTCAGTCGGTGAAGAAGAGTTGTCAGGCATCGACACCAAACCGTTGGTGGGCCATCTGGCGGCATGGAACTACTTTGAAAGTGTAGACACCCCAGCCAACAAAGATTTCATCGAAAAATGGCACAAATTCACCGGTAAAAAAGAGCGCGTAACCAACGACCCTATGGAAGCGACTTACATCGGTTTCAACATGTGGGTGAAAGCGGTTGAGAAAGCGGGCACCACTGACCCAGCGAAAGTACAAGATGCCCTGATTGGTGTGTCTGTACCGAACCTGACGGGCGGTTACGCAGCCATGATGCCAAACCACCACATCACCAAGCCGGTGCTGATCGGCGAAATTCAGGATGATGGTCAATTCGAAGTAGTGTCTGAAACCAAAGGCACTGTGGTTGGTGACGAATGGTCTGACTTCTTACCAGGCTCAAAAGACCTGATCTCGGATTGGCGTAAACCGCTGTCATGCGGCAACTTCAACGTCAAAACCGGTAAATGTGGCGGTTGA
- the urtB gene encoding urea ABC transporter permease subunit UrtB, whose product MMRLIQAGCSRIIVVGLTLMVGLWSVMAQAMNTDEALKALSGRDFAVKQEAITTIAASGEPYAADLFTALDKGELFFRKSDELMVIRQGDTFVNLTDKQAVAGDSSDFKRVAMNNALRRQIAELSAQLALNDPNAEKRLNAVKSMLGKVADSDRAALIAHQQKETDAKVLAAYDMVIAFSKLVDGDAAVRLSAVDALSEVHNPEVVGQLKAVAQNDADAKVKAAATAAVKKLERSQSFYSGVETLYFGISLGSILVLAGIGLAITFGVMGVINMAHGEMMMLGAYTTFVMQKLLPNEPGIALLLSIPAAFCVSGLIGIVIERSVIRFLYGRPLETLLATFGISLLLQQAVRSIFSPLNQSVVMPSWMSGTWVWNDFLSLTLNRMFIILFSLLVFAGLMWLLKRSRLGLEVRAVSQNRAMARNMGVRSDWVNARTFGLGSGIAGIAGVALSQLTNVGPNLGQGYIIDSFMVVVFGGVGNLWGTLVAGLSLGVANKLLEPYAGAVLAKILILVAIILFIQKRPRGLFPQRGRAVEG is encoded by the coding sequence ATGATGCGATTAATACAGGCAGGATGCAGTCGAATCATCGTGGTGGGGTTAACCTTGATGGTGGGTCTCTGGAGTGTCATGGCGCAGGCGATGAACACCGATGAGGCATTAAAAGCACTGAGTGGGCGTGATTTTGCGGTGAAACAAGAAGCCATCACGACCATTGCTGCCAGTGGCGAACCTTATGCAGCCGATCTGTTTACGGCGCTGGATAAAGGCGAGCTATTTTTCCGTAAAAGTGACGAGCTGATGGTCATTCGTCAGGGCGACACCTTTGTAAATTTAACCGACAAACAAGCGGTTGCCGGTGACAGTTCTGATTTCAAACGCGTGGCGATGAACAATGCGCTGCGCCGCCAAATCGCTGAATTATCAGCCCAACTGGCCTTAAATGATCCGAATGCAGAGAAACGCCTGAACGCAGTGAAATCGATGTTGGGGAAGGTGGCTGATTCCGATCGTGCTGCTCTGATTGCCCATCAACAAAAAGAGACCGATGCCAAGGTGTTAGCGGCCTATGACATGGTGATCGCATTCAGCAAATTAGTCGATGGCGATGCTGCAGTGCGCCTGAGCGCGGTCGATGCACTCAGTGAAGTGCATAACCCAGAAGTCGTCGGGCAGCTGAAAGCAGTTGCTCAGAATGATGCTGACGCAAAAGTGAAAGCCGCTGCGACAGCCGCGGTGAAAAAGCTCGAGCGCAGTCAGTCATTTTACAGTGGCGTTGAAACCCTCTATTTCGGCATCAGCCTCGGCTCCATTTTAGTGCTCGCAGGCATTGGTCTGGCGATCACCTTTGGTGTGATGGGTGTCATCAACATGGCGCACGGCGAGATGATGATGCTGGGTGCTTACACCACCTTCGTAATGCAAAAACTGTTACCGAATGAACCGGGCATTGCGTTGCTGCTCTCGATTCCTGCGGCGTTCTGTGTTTCTGGCTTAATTGGCATTGTGATTGAGCGTAGCGTGATCCGTTTCTTATATGGCCGCCCACTTGAAACTTTGCTGGCAACCTTCGGGATCAGCCTGCTGTTACAACAAGCGGTGCGTTCGATTTTCTCGCCGCTGAACCAAAGCGTGGTCATGCCTTCGTGGATGAGTGGCACCTGGGTGTGGAACGATTTCCTGTCGCTGACCCTGAACCGCATGTTCATCATTCTGTTTAGTCTGTTGGTTTTTGCTGGCCTGATGTGGTTGCTGAAACGCAGTCGCCTCGGCTTGGAAGTGCGCGCCGTTTCGCAAAACCGCGCCATGGCCCGCAACATGGGCGTTCGCTCAGATTGGGTGAATGCCAGAACTTTCGGTCTGGGATCAGGCATCGCTGGTATTGCTGGTGTGGCGTTGTCTCAGCTGACCAACGTTGGCCCGAATTTAGGGCAGGGTTACATCATCGACTCCTTCATGGTGGTGGTGTTTGGCGGTGTCGGCAATTTATGGGGCACGTTGGTGGCGGGTCTGTCACTGGGTGTGGCGAACAAATTGCTGGAACCCTATGCCGGTGCTGTGCTGGCAAAAATCCTGATTCTGGTTGCGATCATTCTGTTTATTCAGAAACGCCCGCGCGGACTGTTCCCGCAACGTGGCCGTGCGGTTGAGGGCTAA
- the urtC gene encoding urea ABC transporter permease subunit UrtC, with protein MLFNSVLKDKAGLSLLGAILVGSVLVVLSNLLLPQDSVLYVGSNTVTLLGKYLCYALLAVALDLVWGYLGILSLGHGAFFALGGYAMGMYLMRQIGTRGVYGDPVLPDFMVFLNWHELPWFWVGMNHFWFAMLMVLLVPGLLAFVFGWLAFRSRVTGVYLSIMTQAMTYALLLAFFRNEMGFGGNNGLTDFKDIIGFSLTDDATRAALFLITAVVLCLAYLVCRVIVGSKLGRVAVAIRDAEMRTRFMGYRVEYFKLAIFVFSAMLAGIAGALYVPQVGIINPGEFSPLNSIELVIWVAVGGRATLYGAVVGAILVNYAKSVFTGILPDEWLYALGALFVLVTLFLPKGVTGLFNRKEAV; from the coding sequence ATGCTATTCAATTCTGTACTCAAAGATAAAGCGGGCCTGAGTTTGCTCGGTGCCATTCTGGTTGGCTCGGTGCTGGTGGTGTTATCCAATTTATTGCTTCCACAAGACAGCGTGCTGTATGTCGGTTCCAACACGGTGACGCTGTTAGGCAAATATTTATGCTACGCCCTGCTTGCCGTGGCACTTGATTTAGTCTGGGGTTATCTCGGTATTTTAAGTCTTGGTCACGGCGCTTTTTTTGCGCTCGGCGGTTACGCGATGGGTATGTATCTGATGCGTCAGATCGGCACGCGCGGTGTGTATGGCGACCCAGTGTTGCCTGATTTCATGGTGTTCCTGAATTGGCACGAACTGCCGTGGTTCTGGGTTGGCATGAACCATTTCTGGTTCGCCATGTTGATGGTGTTGCTGGTGCCGGGTTTGCTCGCGTTTGTATTCGGCTGGCTGGCATTCCGCTCACGTGTCACCGGCGTTTATCTGTCGATCATGACGCAAGCGATGACCTACGCACTGTTACTGGCGTTCTTCCGCAATGAAATGGGTTTTGGCGGTAATAACGGTTTAACCGATTTCAAAGACATCATCGGTTTTAGTCTGACTGACGATGCTACCCGCGCAGCGTTATTCCTGATTACGGCTGTTGTGCTCTGTCTGGCTTATTTGGTCTGTCGCGTGATTGTTGGCTCTAAATTGGGGCGAGTTGCGGTTGCGATCCGTGATGCTGAGATGCGCACCCGATTTATGGGCTACCGTGTGGAATATTTCAAACTGGCGATTTTTGTGTTCTCCGCCATGTTGGCAGGGATCGCAGGCGCTTTGTATGTGCCACAAGTTGGCATTATTAATCCGGGTGAATTCTCGCCACTGAACTCGATTGAGCTGGTGATCTGGGTCGCGGTCGGTGGTCGTGCAACGCTTTATGGCGCGGTGGTTGGCGCGATTTTGGTCAACTACGCCAAGTCGGTGTTTACCGGCATTTTGCCTGATGAATGGCTCTATGCATTGGGTGCGCTGTTCGTGCTGGTCACCCTGTTCCTGCCAAAAGGCGTGACAGGTTTATTCAATCGCAAGGAGGCGGTGTGA
- the urtD gene encoding urea ABC transporter ATP-binding protein UrtD, with the protein MAPPAPAKLDLRHGVILYLEDINVSFDGFKALNNLNLYINKGELRCIIGPNGAGKSTMMDVITGKTRPDTGSAWFGQNINLLALDEPAIAEAGIGRKFQKPTVFEPLTVEENLELAMAGNKGVWQTFVSKLSGEDRDHLEATLLLIGLVSERHRQAGVLSHGQKQWLEIGMLLMQRPELLLVDEPVAGMTHQEMERTAELLKQLAGKHSVVVVEHDMDFVRSIANKVTVLHQGSVLAEGTMSQVQADPKVIEVYLGESAC; encoded by the coding sequence ATGGCACCCCCTGCGCCTGCGAAGCTCGATTTACGGCATGGCGTGATCCTTTATCTGGAAGACATCAACGTCAGTTTTGATGGTTTTAAAGCACTGAATAACCTCAACCTTTACATCAATAAAGGGGAACTGCGCTGCATCATCGGCCCGAACGGGGCAGGTAAAAGTACCATGATGGATGTGATCACCGGTAAAACGCGCCCAGATACCGGTTCGGCGTGGTTTGGTCAGAACATCAACTTGCTGGCACTTGATGAACCTGCCATTGCCGAGGCGGGCATTGGGCGTAAATTCCAAAAACCAACCGTGTTTGAACCGCTGACGGTGGAAGAGAACCTTGAGCTGGCCATGGCGGGGAATAAAGGTGTTTGGCAAACCTTTGTCAGCAAGCTGTCTGGCGAAGATCGTGATCATCTTGAAGCAACGCTGCTGCTAATTGGTTTGGTTTCTGAGCGTCATCGCCAAGCTGGTGTGTTGTCGCACGGTCAAAAGCAGTGGCTGGAAATTGGCATGCTGCTGATGCAGCGCCCGGAATTACTGCTGGTCGATGAGCCAGTCGCAGGGATGACACATCAGGAGATGGAACGCACTGCTGAACTGCTGAAACAGCTCGCTGGAAAACATTCGGTCGTTGTCGTTGAGCACGATATGGATTTCGTGCGCTCGATTGCCAATAAAGTCACGGTATTACACCAAGGCTCGGTGCTGGCGGAAGGCACCATGAGTCAGGTGCAGGCTGATCCGAAAGTGATCGAGGTCTATCTGGGGGAATCAGCATGCTGA
- the urtE gene encoding urea ABC transporter ATP-binding subunit UrtE — protein MLKLSGINQFYGQSHTLWDLDIEIAQGECLCLMGRNGVGKTTLLNVLMGQLPVKSGQIEFDGQDISKFSVERRAEIGIGYVPQGRQIFPLLTVEENLKIGLPARRDNKRQIPDQVYELFPVLKEMKQRRGGDLSGGQQQQLAIGRALVLDPKLLILDEPTEGIQPNIVSEIGDIIRKLNRDIGLTVLLVEQKLPFARKVGDRFCLLDRGRRVADGLMADLNEGLIKEYLTV, from the coding sequence ATGCTGAAGTTATCCGGTATTAATCAATTTTACGGCCAATCGCACACGCTGTGGGATCTGGATATCGAGATCGCGCAGGGCGAATGTCTCTGTCTGATGGGCCGTAATGGCGTGGGTAAAACCACGCTGTTGAATGTGTTGATGGGGCAATTGCCAGTTAAAAGCGGTCAGATTGAATTCGACGGTCAAGACATCAGCAAATTTTCGGTTGAACGTCGTGCGGAAATTGGCATCGGTTACGTGCCGCAAGGGCGGCAGATTTTTCCGCTGCTGACGGTGGAAGAGAATCTCAAAATCGGCTTGCCTGCGCGGCGCGATAACAAACGCCAGATCCCCGATCAGGTGTATGAGTTGTTTCCTGTACTGAAGGAAATGAAACAACGCCGTGGTGGTGATTTATCGGGCGGTCAGCAGCAGCAATTAGCGATTGGTCGTGCGCTGGTGCTTGATCCGAAATTACTGATTTTAGATGAACCGACCGAAGGCATTCAGCCGAATATCGTCAGTGAAATTGGCGACATCATTCGCAAACTCAACCGTGATATCGGTCTGACCGTGCTGTTAGTTGAACAGAAACTGCCGTTTGCCCGCAAAGTCGGTGATCGCTTTTGTCTGCTCGATCGCGGCCGCCGGGTTGCTGATGGTCTGATGGCTGATTTGAACGAAGGTTTGATCAAGGAATATCTGACGGTATGA
- a CDS encoding urease accessory protein UreD, with protein MTMQPLLTPVQQTGWQAHLSLGFSRRGNQTVLAERRQYGPLTVQRPFYPEGMPCHLYLLHPPGGVVGGDELDVQIKVEPEAHALLTTPGATKFYRSAGSQSKVTQTFHLSAGAALEWLPQDNILFPGANLQLQSTFHLESDSRLIAWECISLGRPVNDERFLEGQLRSRWRVYRHQRLCLNESLRVLDAADLDRRAGLAGYPLVATLIASPCSETERELVRELLQGYAAPAGVTLLNDLLIVRLLGAHNEPLQQLMQTIWQALRPTVIGCPACRPRIWNT; from the coding sequence ATGACGATGCAGCCTCTGTTAACACCCGTTCAGCAAACCGGCTGGCAAGCGCATTTGTCACTCGGTTTTTCCCGTCGCGGCAATCAAACCGTGCTGGCCGAGCGTCGCCAATATGGTCCGTTAACAGTACAGCGCCCGTTTTACCCCGAAGGCATGCCTTGCCATCTTTACCTGCTGCATCCACCGGGTGGTGTAGTCGGCGGTGATGAACTCGATGTGCAAATTAAGGTGGAGCCGGAAGCGCATGCGCTTTTGACTACCCCTGGTGCGACCAAATTTTATCGCAGCGCGGGGTCACAATCGAAGGTGACACAAACCTTTCACCTGTCAGCTGGTGCTGCTCTGGAGTGGTTGCCGCAAGATAACATTCTATTTCCCGGTGCCAATTTGCAACTGCAAAGCACTTTCCATCTGGAGAGTGATTCGCGCTTGATCGCTTGGGAGTGTATTTCACTTGGGCGTCCTGTGAATGACGAGCGTTTTCTGGAAGGGCAGCTTCGCAGCCGTTGGCGCGTCTATCGTCACCAACGCTTATGCCTGAACGAATCATTGCGGGTGCTCGATGCGGCAGATCTCGATCGTCGGGCAGGTTTAGCCGGTTATCCGCTGGTCGCGACTCTCATTGCATCGCCTTGTTCTGAAACAGAACGCGAATTAGTGCGTGAACTACTGCAAGGCTACGCTGCACCGGCTGGCGTGACTTTACTCAACGATTTACTGATTGTGCGTTTGCTCGGCGCACACAATGAGCCGTTACAACAATTAATGCAGACGATTTGGCAAGCCTTGCGCCCGACGGTGATTGGGTGCCCCGCATGTCGTCCGCGGATCTGGAATACCTGA
- the ureA gene encoding urease subunit gamma, giving the protein MDLTPREKDKLLLFTAALVAERRKARGLKLNHPEAIALISAAILEGARDGMTVAELMNYGRTILTRDEVMDGIPEMIPDVQVEATFPDGTKLVTVHQPII; this is encoded by the coding sequence ATGGATCTGACCCCTCGCGAAAAGGACAAGTTACTGCTGTTTACCGCCGCATTGGTGGCCGAGCGACGTAAAGCGCGTGGTTTAAAACTCAATCATCCGGAAGCCATTGCGCTCATCAGTGCTGCGATTTTGGAAGGGGCTCGCGACGGCATGACGGTCGCTGAGTTGATGAATTACGGTCGCACTATTCTGACTCGCGATGAGGTGATGGATGGCATACCCGAGATGATCCCCGATGTACAGGTCGAGGCGACATTCCCTGACGGCACTAAGCTGGTCACTGTTCATCAACCCATCATTTAA
- a CDS encoding urease subunit beta, translated as MIPGEIQVADGDLLLNEGRATLQVAVANTGDRPIQIGSHYHFFETNPALQFDRAATRGFRLDIPAGTAVRFEPGQTRTVSLVAYAGRRHVYGFRGDVMGPLDEIAQSEQQEQGAQV; from the coding sequence ATGATCCCCGGAGAAATTCAGGTTGCCGATGGCGATCTGTTACTCAACGAAGGCCGTGCAACGTTGCAAGTCGCAGTTGCCAACACAGGCGATCGCCCGATCCAGATCGGCTCGCATTACCACTTTTTTGAAACCAACCCAGCCTTGCAGTTTGACCGAGCTGCCACGCGTGGTTTTCGCCTTGATATTCCTGCTGGCACGGCGGTGCGTTTCGAACCGGGCCAGACCCGTACGGTCTCGTTGGTGGCATACGCAGGTCGCCGCCATGTGTATGGCTTTCGCGGCGATGTGATGGGGCCGTTAGATGAAATTGCACAAAGTGAACAGCAAGAACAGGGAGCACAGGTATGA
- the ureC gene encoding urease subunit alpha: MSIISRQAYADMFGPTTGDRVRLADTELWLEVEKDFTIYGDEVKFGGGKVIRDGQGQGQALSRDCLDLVITNALIIDHWGIVKADIGVKNGRIAGIGKAGNPDVQPGVTLVIGPGTEVIAGEGSIVTAGGIDSHIHFICPQQIDEALCSGVTTMLGGGTGPATGTNATTCTPGPWYMARMLEAAESLPMNLGFLGKGNASLPDALHEQVAAGAIGLKLHEDWGSTPASIDNCLNVAEETDTQVAIHTDTLNESGFVEDTLAAIGDRTIHTYHTEGAGGGHAPDIIRACGLANVLPSSTNPTRPYTVNTVDEHLDMLMVCHHLDPAIPEDVAFAESRIRRETIAAEDILHDLGAFSMISSDSQAMGRVGEVITRTWQTAHKMKVQRGSLGGDPARHDNTRIKRYIAKYTINPALAHGISHEVGSIEPGKLADLVLWRPAFFGVKPSMILKGGMIAAAPMGDANASIPTPQPVHFRPMFGALGRAIHSTRMTFLSGLAIRSGLPAQLGLNSLIGEVKSCRSVKKAHMIHNDWQPLIEVDSQTYQVRANGELLTCEPAAVLPMAQRYFLF; the protein is encoded by the coding sequence ATGAGTATTATTTCCAGACAAGCCTATGCCGATATGTTCGGCCCCACCACCGGTGATCGCGTGCGGTTGGCTGACACCGAATTATGGCTGGAGGTGGAAAAAGATTTCACCATTTACGGCGACGAAGTGAAATTCGGTGGCGGAAAAGTCATCCGCGATGGTCAGGGGCAAGGGCAGGCATTGAGCCGTGATTGCCTTGATTTGGTGATCACCAATGCGCTGATTATTGATCACTGGGGCATCGTCAAAGCGGATATTGGCGTTAAAAATGGCCGTATCGCGGGCATCGGCAAAGCAGGTAACCCAGATGTGCAACCGGGTGTGACGTTAGTGATTGGCCCTGGAACCGAAGTGATTGCAGGCGAAGGTTCGATTGTCACTGCGGGTGGTATCGACAGCCATATTCATTTCATCTGCCCACAACAGATCGACGAAGCGCTCTGCTCTGGCGTGACCACCATGTTGGGTGGTGGCACGGGTCCGGCAACGGGCACCAATGCCACAACGTGCACACCGGGCCCTTGGTATATGGCGCGCATGTTGGAAGCGGCAGAAAGCCTGCCGATGAACTTGGGTTTCCTCGGTAAAGGGAATGCCAGCTTACCCGATGCACTGCATGAACAGGTTGCCGCAGGTGCGATTGGCCTGAAACTGCATGAAGATTGGGGTTCTACCCCCGCGTCGATTGATAACTGCCTGAATGTGGCGGAAGAGACCGACACGCAAGTGGCTATTCACACCGATACGCTTAACGAAAGCGGTTTTGTCGAAGACACGCTGGCTGCAATTGGCGATCGCACTATTCATACCTATCACACCGAAGGTGCGGGTGGTGGGCATGCACCCGATATCATCAGAGCGTGCGGGCTCGCGAACGTGCTGCCGTCGTCCACGAACCCAACGCGCCCTTACACCGTGAATACGGTCGATGAGCATCTCGACATGCTGATGGTTTGTCACCATCTCGACCCCGCCATTCCTGAAGATGTCGCATTTGCGGAATCCCGTATTCGTCGTGAAACCATCGCCGCGGAAGATATTCTGCATGACCTCGGCGCATTCTCGATGATTTCGTCCGATTCCCAAGCAATGGGGCGGGTCGGCGAGGTGATCACGCGCACTTGGCAAACGGCGCACAAAATGAAAGTGCAACGCGGCAGCCTCGGTGGCGACCCTGCGCGACATGACAATACGCGTATTAAACGCTATATCGCCAAATACACTATTAACCCGGCATTAGCGCACGGCATCAGCCATGAAGTCGGTTCGATTGAACCGGGAAAATTGGCCGATTTGGTGCTGTGGCGTCCGGCGTTTTTTGGTGTCAAACCATCCATGATTTTGAAAGGTGGAATGATTGCAGCGGCACCAATGGGTGATGCCAATGCATCGATCCCAACGCCACAACCGGTACATTTCCGCCCGATGTTTGGTGCGCTCGGTCGTGCGATACATTCGACCCGCATGACGTTCCTGTCTGGCTTGGCCATTCGCTCTGGTTTGCCTGCGCAACTGGGGTTAAACAGCTTGATTGGGGAAGTGAAAAGCTGCCGCTCGGTGAAGAAAGCACACATGATCCACAATGACTGGCAGCCGTTGATTGAAGTCGACAGCCAGACCTACCAGGTGCGCGCCAATGGCGAATTACTGACGTGCGAACCGGCTGCAGTGTTGCCAATGGCGCAGCGCTACTTTTTATTCTAG
- the ureE gene encoding urease accessory protein UreE, which produces MIRLTQRLTTEEAAGKVVFSTLTLPIDLRIKSRLKVTLDNGDAAGLFLTRGQLLRGGECLTDDAGAVVVMVKAAEEQVSTVRCNDPLLLSRICYHLGNRHVPLQIEAGFARYQHDYVLDEMVVGLGGSVAVELASFEPEAGAYQSQAGAGHHHHHDDHEHGHSHDHSHAHAHATSTATVVPMHGFLKTS; this is translated from the coding sequence ATGATTCGACTCACACAACGTTTAACAACAGAAGAAGCAGCAGGGAAAGTAGTTTTCAGTACGCTGACACTACCGATCGATTTGCGCATCAAAAGCCGCCTGAAAGTCACTTTAGATAATGGCGATGCAGCCGGTCTATTCCTGACTCGCGGTCAGCTATTACGTGGCGGCGAGTGTTTGACTGACGATGCGGGCGCGGTTGTCGTGATGGTAAAAGCCGCCGAAGAACAGGTTTCCACGGTGCGCTGCAATGACCCGTTACTACTGAGTCGCATCTGCTATCACCTCGGTAATCGCCATGTACCGCTGCAAATTGAAGCCGGTTTCGCCCGTTATCAGCACGATTATGTGCTCGATGAAATGGTGGTGGGTTTAGGTGGCTCGGTTGCGGTTGAGCTTGCGTCATTTGAACCAGAGGCGGGCGCGTACCAATCGCAAGCGGGTGCAGGGCATCACCATCATCATGATGATCACGAACATGGTCACAGCCATGATCATTCGCATGCTCACGCTCATGCAACCAGTACGGCGACCGTTGTGCCGATGCATGGTTTTTTGAAAACCTCATAA
- a CDS encoding HupE/UreJ family protein: MNKSRMTTAIVLMLLATPAFAHTGHMEHGFSSGVLHPLTGLDHLMMLLSSGFLAALTGRRLSLPLLTLLAMVVGTCAGVLLGGNNLVEPLVLASLWFAGALMFAPNRLSVVSWMMPCFALFHGWAHGVEAPVGQVALFTAGAVISSLVLLAVGYAVGSKANHIAWLKKGWAAVVFASASVLLVG; encoded by the coding sequence ATGAACAAATCACGCATGACCACCGCAATCGTTCTGATGTTACTGGCTACACCTGCCTTTGCTCACACGGGGCACATGGAGCATGGCTTTTCATCAGGGGTATTGCATCCGCTGACTGGCCTTGACCATTTGATGATGTTACTGAGCAGTGGCTTTCTGGCGGCATTAACGGGTCGTCGTTTATCGCTGCCATTATTGACCCTGCTGGCCATGGTGGTTGGCACATGTGCGGGTGTGTTGTTGGGCGGCAATAATCTGGTGGAACCGCTGGTGCTGGCCTCTCTCTGGTTTGCAGGTGCCTTGATGTTTGCACCCAATCGACTGTCAGTGGTGAGTTGGATGATGCCTTGCTTTGCGCTGTTCCATGGCTGGGCGCATGGTGTTGAAGCACCGGTTGGGCAAGTGGCGTTGTTCACTGCGGGTGCTGTGATTTCATCGCTAGTGTTGCTGGCGGTGGGTTATGCAGTTGGCAGCAAGGCAAACCACATCGCATGGTTGAAAAAAGGCTGGGCAGCAGTTGTGTTTGCCTCAGCGTCAGTGCTGTTGGTGGGTTAA
- a CDS encoding urease accessory UreF family protein: MTFSALHQTSPVSWLQLFQLMSPNLPVGGFTYSQGLEWAVETGWVKNVAEFEQWLTDQMDEGLVYLDWPLLNRLYVAAQQDDLTAFVDAIDLLVASRESEEFRLEERQRGDAFYRVIKDWGTSGSTEMAVHLKRSQLAGMAWFGAKNSLSVEQLALGWGFALLEGAVMAAIKLVPIGQQAGQTLLRKLSAQLPEKYQRACTVQDDEIGGSLTCLAIASACHEIQYTRLFRS; encoded by the coding sequence ATGACTTTTTCAGCACTTCATCAAACCTCGCCCGTCAGTTGGTTACAACTGTTCCAACTGATGAGCCCTAATTTGCCCGTGGGTGGGTTTACTTATTCGCAAGGGTTGGAATGGGCCGTTGAAACGGGTTGGGTTAAAAACGTTGCTGAATTTGAACAATGGCTGACTGATCAGATGGACGAAGGGCTGGTCTATCTCGACTGGCCGCTTCTCAACCGCCTTTACGTTGCTGCCCAGCAAGACGATCTGACTGCTTTTGTAGACGCTATCGATTTACTGGTAGCGAGTCGCGAAAGCGAAGAGTTCCGCTTGGAAGAGAGGCAGCGTGGTGATGCGTTTTATCGTGTGATCAAAGATTGGGGCACTTCAGGTAGTACTGAAATGGCCGTTCATCTGAAACGCTCACAACTGGCCGGCATGGCGTGGTTTGGCGCAAAAAACAGCCTCAGTGTCGAGCAATTGGCGCTGGGCTGGGGGTTCGCTCTGCTGGAAGGTGCTGTGATGGCTGCCATTAAATTAGTGCCCATTGGTCAGCAAGCGGGTCAGACATTGTTAAGAAAGTTATCCGCGCAACTGCCTGAAAAATACCAACGGGCTTGCACTGTGCAAGACGATGAGATCGGCGGCAGTTTAACCTGCCTTGCCATCGCCAGCGCGTGCCACGAAATACAATACACGCGGTTATTCCGCTCATAA